The DNA segment GCGATAAAGATTCTCATCAGGTGTCTGAATTTCGGTTCTTTGAGGGGGCGAATAATATGGCCCCAGTTCAACCCCACGCGGCGGGTGGTGCGGTCGGGAACGCGATTGAGGAGAATCACCGCCGCCAAAGCGAAAAGAGCGCCGATGGCGATAATCAAAGCGAAGCCGAAATTCTCTTTGTTAATAGCATGAAAATGATCCAGTAACAGGCCGCCTCCGATGGTGGCCGTGATAGTCGAAAAGGCGACGGCGGCACTGCGATAGCCGAAATAACGCCCTCTGATTTTATCCGGAACCAGATCGGCAATCCAGGACATCCAGCCGGGGGTGGCAATCATGATAGTCAGATTGGAGACGAGAATTATGCCGATGAGCGCCGCCAGCCGCCATTGACCCGAGAGAAACATCAAGGGGGGTATGAGCCACCAGAGTTGACGGGCCACGACCGAATTCCAGACGGTTATCTCTTTTCGTTTACCGGTTCGGTCGATTAAAAAGGCGGCCGGAATCTGAAAAGTTTGCATCAAGTAGGGAATGGCGGCCATAAGGCCGATGATGAAATCGCTGGCCCCGAGATACAGCGCCAGACCGGTCAGAAAGGCGCCGCTGGTCATGGTTATAAAGACCGTCGCCAGTGCCCCTTCCCAAGTCATGGCTATCAGCCAGCGGCGGATATCAATTTCCTCGTTAAAGAGTTTTTTATTCGGGGGTATCATGAAGAGAGAAATTAGAGGTTAAAGAGGCGATGTCAAGACGGATAGATGAATCGCCGGGCCGCCGAACGTTCGGCCCAATTTCGGGCCCGACTTGGCTTTCCACCGCTCCGTTAATACCGTTTCTCCATGAAGGGCAAGGAGATACAAACAAATCGAGGGATGCCTTGATTTTGAATATCAACTTTAATAGATTAAAAGTTTAATACTTGTGCCACATACAACCGGGCAGATGAAGGTCCCGGTCAATTGGAGGATTAATGAAAGACAAACTTAATAACGCCCTTGAATGGCTGAAGGGGAAAGGGGTCGATTACGCTGACGCCCGGATGGTGCGAATCGAGTCGGAATCGATCAAAGTCACCGATGATACGGTCGACACATTTTCCCGGAATGTCAATGTCG comes from the Candidatus Zixiibacteriota bacterium genome and includes:
- a CDS encoding membrane hypothetical protein (Evidence 5 : Unknown function), whose protein sequence is MIPPNKKLFNEEIDIRRWLIAMTWEGALATVFITMTSGAFLTGLALYLGASDFIIGLMAAIPYLMQTFQIPAAFLIDRTGKRKEITVWNSVVARQLWWLIPPLMFLSGQWRLAALIGIILVSNLTIMIATPGWMSWIADLVPDKIRGRYFGYRSAAVAFSTITATIGGGLLLDHFHAINKENFGFALIIAIGALFALAAVILLNRVPDRTTRRVGLNWGHIIRPLKEPKFRHLMRIFIAWNLAIGVAAPFFAAHMLTNLKMSFTLISLYSALGAIVAIILNRPWGRLIDKFGCKPIATICALGISIIPLIWWIPREGHLGILWFEAVYSGALWAGLNLAAFNIPIANSPRGERTTYLAMFSVLSGLAFFASSLIGGLLAENWSHLHWHWGQQIVVNYHLLFALSSLLRFLAALLFFTFRVPKEPGLPVVLQFMGDSVLKWFSMARDIFPHLLKSEPKSHRPEKNNGAY